The Planococcus versutus genome contains a region encoding:
- a CDS encoding MFS transporter translates to MYSQRYTIKDRSFWKIIFSLLLASLFIFANMYAVQPLLPVFADEFQVSVSTASLSLSLTIFGLILGLIILGFFSDRNGRKFYITYALLGSAIPFFVIPLADSFAVLLILRFIQGFAMAGVPAAALAYIIEEIDRKNIAYATALYISSNALGGMIGRFLTGFLTDTFSWQFSFYVFALSGLIIFLAVLFLLPPSKNFQSSQLSFTKDIEGFLFHLKNPALLVVFGLGAVLQISFTGVWTYLPFHLEAPPYSMSLKAISYLFFAYGIGVIGSPLAGRAAEKFGFRKIRLIGVFILSAGIFMTLSSALWLIVIGLCLTCLGFFTAHSLTASSVGQQATHHKGSASSLYLVSYYLGVAIGSSLLSPLWLSAGWTGLIFFTSVLPLFYVFVLTIYKKK, encoded by the coding sequence TCTACTGCCGGTTTTTGCAGATGAATTTCAAGTTTCTGTTTCTACGGCTAGCTTGTCTTTGTCATTAACGATTTTCGGGCTGATTCTTGGCTTAATCATTCTTGGTTTTTTTTCTGACCGAAACGGCAGAAAGTTCTATATTACTTACGCTTTACTCGGTTCAGCCATTCCTTTTTTTGTTATTCCTTTAGCGGATTCGTTTGCTGTGTTGTTAATTCTTCGCTTTATTCAAGGTTTTGCGATGGCTGGTGTACCTGCAGCCGCACTGGCTTATATAATTGAAGAAATCGACCGAAAAAACATTGCTTACGCTACCGCTCTCTACATCTCTAGTAATGCGCTTGGCGGCATGATTGGACGTTTTTTAACCGGCTTTTTAACAGATACGTTTTCATGGCAATTCTCCTTTTATGTATTTGCTCTATCGGGACTCATCATATTTTTAGCGGTTCTTTTCTTATTGCCACCGTCAAAAAACTTTCAGTCGAGCCAATTGAGTTTCACAAAAGATATTGAAGGATTTTTATTTCATTTGAAGAACCCTGCACTTCTTGTTGTTTTCGGATTAGGTGCCGTGTTGCAAATTTCTTTTACCGGGGTTTGGACCTATTTACCTTTTCATCTTGAGGCTCCACCTTACTCTATGTCTTTAAAGGCTATTTCGTATTTATTCTTTGCATATGGCATTGGTGTTATTGGCAGTCCGCTAGCTGGTCGTGCTGCTGAAAAATTCGGCTTCCGTAAAATTCGCTTGATTGGTGTCTTTATTCTTTCGGCTGGGATTTTTATGACATTGAGTTCTGCACTTTGGCTTATCGTTATCGGACTTTGTTTAACGTGTCTAGGCTTTTTTACCGCACATTCTTTAACTGCTTCTTCAGTTGGACAACAAGCTACTCATCATAAAGGCAGTGCTTCTAGTTTATATTTGGTATCCTACTATCTCGGTGTCGCTATTGGCAGCTCGCTGTTAAGTCCATTATGGCTCTCAGCTGGTTGGACGGGATTGATTTTTTTTACATCGGTATTGCCACTTTTTTACGTATTTGTGCTTACGATCTACAAAAAAAAGTAG
- a CDS encoding hemolysin family protein produces MDPILILNLALLVLLIALTAVFVGSEFAVVKVRMSRIDQLIDEGNKKAVLVKKITSDLDYYLSACQLGITVTALGLGWLGKPTVERLFYPLFELLDVPSSASTVISFVLAFSLVTFLHVVIGEMAPKSLALQFAEAMTLFLSPFLYGFGKIMYPFIFILNGSARILLRIFGIEPGKEDQAHSEEELKIIMAQSFQSGEINQTELSYMQNIFAFDERSVKDVMIPRTQMISFAHDLSNEELLSQIRDHRFTRYPIAKDGDKDDLIGFINAKEILTHYAINGQFDMLELVHDLPYFHETTPLKSALVRMQKDHTHIALVIDEYGGTSGLITMEDILEEIVGEIRDEFDEDEDEEIIKESETRYLLNGRVLLKDLEERFGFEFDDSEDIDTIAGWIQHQLIEAETGDLFVKEGCEWSIVEMENHHILKVACNVLPKSP; encoded by the coding sequence TTGGACCCCATACTTATATTAAATTTAGCGTTGCTCGTCTTATTAATCGCGTTAACAGCCGTTTTTGTCGGCTCAGAATTTGCCGTCGTTAAAGTCCGGATGTCGCGCATCGATCAATTAATTGATGAAGGAAATAAAAAAGCGGTGCTGGTAAAGAAAATCACGAGTGATCTTGATTACTACTTGTCTGCATGTCAGCTAGGCATTACCGTTACAGCTCTTGGTTTGGGCTGGTTAGGAAAACCTACTGTAGAGCGTCTTTTTTATCCTTTGTTTGAATTACTCGATGTTCCTTCTTCTGCTTCTACAGTCATTTCATTTGTTTTAGCTTTCTCGTTAGTGACTTTTTTACATGTGGTGATAGGAGAAATGGCACCAAAATCTTTAGCGCTTCAATTTGCTGAAGCAATGACACTGTTCTTGTCGCCTTTTTTGTATGGGTTCGGCAAAATTATGTATCCATTCATTTTCATCCTAAACGGTTCTGCTCGTATTTTGTTGCGAATTTTTGGCATAGAACCTGGCAAAGAAGATCAAGCCCATTCAGAAGAAGAGCTAAAAATTATTATGGCACAAAGTTTTCAAAGCGGTGAAATAAATCAAACAGAGTTGTCCTACATGCAAAACATTTTTGCCTTTGATGAACGCAGTGTGAAAGACGTCATGATTCCACGAACTCAAATGATTTCTTTTGCCCATGATTTATCGAATGAAGAACTTCTTTCCCAAATACGCGATCATCGCTTTACGCGCTATCCCATTGCAAAAGATGGAGATAAAGATGACTTGATCGGCTTTATTAATGCGAAAGAAATACTGACGCATTATGCTATTAATGGTCAATTTGATATGTTAGAACTTGTACATGATCTTCCCTATTTTCATGAAACGACACCTCTTAAAAGCGCCTTAGTAAGGATGCAAAAAGATCATACGCATATCGCGTTAGTAATCGATGAATACGGGGGAACTTCAGGATTAATCACAATGGAAGATATATTAGAAGAAATTGTTGGAGAAATTCGCGATGAGTTTGACGAAGATGAAGATGAAGAAATTATTAAAGAAAGCGAGACGCGCTACCTGTTAAACGGCCGTGTCTTGTTAAAAGATTTGGAAGAACGATTTGGTTTTGAATTTGATGATAGTGAAGATATTGATACAATTGCCGGATGGATTCAGCATCAGCTTATCGAAGCTGAAACGGGTGATCTTTTTGTAAAAGAAGGTTGCGAATGGTCAATTGTCGAAATGGAAAATCATCACATCTTGAAAGTGGCTTGTAATGTCTTGCCAAAATCACCTTAA
- a CDS encoding metal-dependent hydrolase gives MTGKTHIIGGITASLAFAQVTNYEPVILVGASIIGAIIPDICHGGSKIGRTLPMLSKVINGLFGHRTFTHSLLFLVLISFIMDAFISVEAISAGVLVGMASHIVLDMATKRGVKFFFPFKWTVRFPVTATTGGTSEYVVFALLSLLTVYFGYGLFLPL, from the coding sequence ATGACAGGCAAAACACACATCATAGGCGGTATCACAGCAAGTCTTGCTTTCGCACAAGTCACAAATTATGAACCTGTTATTTTGGTGGGAGCAAGTATCATAGGTGCCATTATTCCAGACATTTGCCATGGCGGAAGCAAAATAGGTCGGACGTTGCCAATGTTATCGAAAGTGATTAATGGTCTTTTTGGCCATCGAACGTTTACGCATAGTTTACTTTTTCTTGTACTAATTTCCTTTATAATGGATGCTTTTATATCAGTTGAGGCTATTTCAGCAGGGGTCTTGGTAGGAATGGCCAGTCATATCGTATTAGATATGGCTACTAAAAGAGGTGTCAAATTCTTTTTTCCATTTAAATGGACTGTCCGTTTCCCTGTAACAGCTACTACAGGCGGAACTTCTGAGTATGTGGTTTTTGCACTTCTTTCACTCTTGACGGTATATTTTGGCTATGGCTTATTTCTTCCGTTATAA
- a CDS encoding YihY/virulence factor BrkB family protein encodes MSKAMGFVKELGGEFKKDKATTLAAAQAYYYLLAIVPLLILLLSILPYLQIDPDRAVKFIGDILPGEVAKTFQDTIVSVVTTPSGGLLTFGILGTLWSASNALSAFINVTNQAYGIEETRSFIKLKGTAIVLTLAMLVAVIVALVLPIFGGTIIDFAKSFFNLPEQTEIIFQILRWVVSIAVMSIVLAFMYKFAPDKSFPFKQVLIGAITATILWQAVSFGFSIYVSNFGSYSSTYGSLGGLIVLMLWFFLTGIILVIGAEINAILHRRRLAASPEALAKGEESIENTESSMNKY; translated from the coding sequence ATGAGTAAAGCTATGGGGTTCGTCAAAGAACTTGGTGGTGAATTTAAAAAAGATAAAGCGACAACTTTAGCAGCAGCACAAGCTTATTATTACTTACTAGCTATTGTTCCTTTGTTAATTTTGCTGTTGTCTATTTTGCCTTATCTTCAAATTGATCCAGATCGGGCGGTAAAGTTCATTGGTGACATTCTACCAGGAGAAGTAGCCAAAACATTTCAAGATACAATTGTCAGTGTTGTCACCACACCATCAGGTGGTTTGTTGACTTTTGGTATATTGGGTACACTTTGGTCTGCTTCTAACGCGTTATCTGCTTTTATTAACGTCACAAACCAAGCTTACGGAATTGAAGAAACACGTTCGTTTATTAAATTAAAAGGAACAGCTATTGTGTTAACGCTAGCTATGCTCGTCGCTGTGATTGTTGCATTAGTTTTGCCGATTTTTGGTGGAACAATTATTGATTTTGCGAAATCATTCTTCAATCTTCCTGAGCAAACAGAAATTATTTTCCAAATTTTACGATGGGTTGTTTCGATTGCTGTTATGAGCATAGTATTAGCCTTTATGTATAAATTTGCTCCAGATAAAAGTTTCCCATTCAAGCAAGTATTAATAGGAGCGATTACTGCAACGATTCTTTGGCAAGCCGTTTCGTTTGGCTTCTCAATTTACGTTTCGAACTTTGGGAGCTACTCTTCTACTTACGGAAGTCTTGGAGGTCTTATTGTATTAATGCTTTGGTTCTTCTTAACCGGTATAATTTTGGTTATCGGTGCTGAAATAAATGCCATTTTGCATCGACGCCGACTAGCAGCTTCACCTGAAGCCTTAGCAAAAGGTGAAGAATCAATCGAAAATACCGAATCCTCTATGAACAAATACTAA
- a CDS encoding YfbR-like 5'-deoxynucleotidase, translated as MGIHRFFTSLNDLERIIRAPGMFKFEEHNVAAHSWKVSQYAMFFATIEERAGQEVDWKSLYEKTINHDFAEVFIGDIKTPVKYASPELKEMIAKVEEGMMEKFILREIPSEFQAVFFERMKEGKDSTIEGRLLEMADKLDQFYEAFAELKRGNTDKEFIVMYRIALTKLLNLPLDASVNYFRNTMLKDVINEETAIDVKEITRQIIADH; from the coding sequence ATGGGAATTCATCGCTTTTTCACTTCACTAAATGATTTGGAACGAATTATCCGTGCACCTGGAATGTTCAAATTTGAAGAACATAATGTTGCAGCACACTCGTGGAAAGTAAGCCAGTATGCTATGTTTTTCGCAACGATTGAAGAACGTGCTGGCCAAGAAGTAGATTGGAAGTCTTTGTATGAAAAAACTATAAATCATGACTTTGCAGAAGTTTTTATTGGAGACATAAAAACACCTGTCAAATATGCTTCTCCAGAGCTTAAAGAAATGATCGCAAAAGTAGAAGAAGGCATGATGGAGAAATTTATTTTGCGTGAAATTCCTTCAGAATTTCAAGCTGTTTTTTTCGAGCGCATGAAAGAAGGAAAAGACTCAACTATCGAAGGACGTTTGCTGGAAATGGCGGACAAACTAGACCAATTTTATGAAGCCTTTGCTGAGTTAAAGCGTGGCAATACTGACAAAGAATTTATCGTCATGTACCGCATTGCGTTAACCAAATTATTAAATCTTCCTTTAGATGCAAGTGTCAATTATTTTAGAAATACGATGCTTAAAGATGTCATTAATGAAGAAACAGCGATTGATGTAAAAGAGATCACACGTCAAATCATTGCTGATCATTGA